Proteins found in one Pelobates fuscus isolate aPelFus1 chromosome 10, aPelFus1.pri, whole genome shotgun sequence genomic segment:
- the LOC134575166 gene encoding uncharacterized protein LOC134575166, with translation MPKCIVKDCRNGHTKNAEDCSFYSFPSTPDRIKEWLLASGDEFKNIDAVIEYIIQQKKSSVFRICSDHFTPEMFSVTHKRKTLKYDAVPTIFPKASVLCVVHGLESALQDSTTDIEMVDLIYPTNDASIHSGPDIDNALVVYDHDYASGYCYPLPLPKRTYNKETNTSIETNDKCITTSQYYGRRNVSTQTSNRYLKRDAATTAFDLCKKRDIWTWTGVTDQPMGSIDFNSGMCPKTKSSDRYLSKPDEKISEENNSASSRTIIQQPQFDDPISQMSSTHRDTDTESTVSASEFSDHGFSPDEQSTDIGEISYITEPLPEDYLSEKKFVVFESCLDKLLGSVQTCSFSTTCTAPIAHKEKILTGTLLTVYTVCERNHRCEFWKSQPMIGEQSCGNILASASILFSGSHFSKVRDFFTIFGLPFISPSLHYSYQKKYLFPIVDLHYEKERKFILDSLKGKVVCLAGHSQCDSPGGTARYCTYSLLEETTQKIIECITIPVTKATPSVEKAFTQCMDQVLAERLIIAILVTNCHVRIRKIMRENYKKINHQFDIWHYCKKLRTKLATLTRQSTCKELVPWQRTIINNMWLACSSCRGNSALLREKWNSVLHHIINKHEWDSGTSLHRCEHEGLKESKARKRKWLKKNELAYSKLYNFVNDSRLQEDLPHMAYFCHTGSLKLFTNLVLKYRPNGVHYSKDGVVARTKLAVLAHNARVDREQATVQRACDGTYEAGDLHYTPYFSKRRKTWHIKKKYGATTFSHIYPMIADVLRFASGDLQVNWNPR, from the coding sequence ATGCCAAAGTGTATAGTTAAAGACTGCAGAAATGGTCACACAAAAAATGCGGAAGATTGCTCATTTTATAGTTTTCCCAGTACACCAGACAGAATAAAAGAATGGCTCTTAGCTAGTGGTGACGAATTTAAAAATATAGACGCAGTCATTGAATATATCATACAGCAAAAGAAATCCTCTGTGTTTCGAATATGCTCCGACCATTTCACTCCTGAAATGTTTTCAGTGACACACAAGAGAAAAACACTGAAATATGACGCTGTACCTACCATTTTTCCAAAAGCAAGTGTTTTATGTGTTGTTCATGGACTGGAATCCGCCTTACAAGACAGCACTACAGATATAGAAATGGTGGACCTTATTTATCCAACAAATGACGCATCCATCCATAGTGGTCCAGATATTGACAATGCTTTGGTTGTATATGATCATGACTATGCCTCAGGTTACTGCTACCCATTACCATTACCAAAAagaacttataacaaagaaacaAATACATCAATTGAGACGAATGACAAATGCATTACTACCTCTCAATACTATGGACGGAGGAATGTGTCCACTCAAACGAGTAATCGTTATTTGAAAAGAGATGCTGCAACCACAGCCTTTGATTTGTGTAAGAAAAGAGATATCTGGACATGGACTGGTGTAACTGATCAACCTATGGGATCCATTGATTTTAACAGCGGGATGTGTCCTAAAACAAAATCTAGTGATCGCTATTTGAGTAAACCTGATGAAAAAATATCAGAGGAAAACAATTCTGCTTCTTCTCGAACAATAATTCAACAACCACAGTTTGACGATCCAATTTCACAAATGTCctctacacacagagacactgataCGGAGTCTACTGTAAGTGCGTCTGAATTCAGTGATCACGGTTTCAGTCCTGATGAGCAGTCTACAGACATTGGTGAAATTTCATATATAACTGAGCCTTTACCAGAAGATTATCTATCTGAAAAAAAATTTGTTGTTTTCGAGTCATGTCTGGATAAATTATTAGGCTCTGTCCAAACTTGCTCCTTCTCCACTACATGCACTGCTCCCATTGCGCACAAAGAGAAAATTCTAACTGGAACTTTGTTGACTGTGTACACCGTTTGCGAACGTAATCATCGCTGTGAGTTCTGGAAAAGCCAGCCAATGATTGGCGAACAGTCATGTGGCAATATATTGGCGAGTGCCTCGATACTATTTAGTGGTTCCCATTTTTCTAAAGTCAGAGACTTCTTTACAATTTTTGGTTTGCCATTTATCTCTCCATCTCTGCATTACTCTTATCAGAAAAAGTATTTGTTTCCTATTGTCGATTTGCACTACGAAAAAGAGCGAAAATTCATTCTGGACAGTTTAAAGGGCAAGGTAGTATGTCTGGCAGGACACAGCCAATGTGATAGCCCGGGTGGAACTGCTAGATACTGCACTTATTCTCTTTTGGAAGAAACTACACAAAAAATCATTGAGTGCATTACCATTCCAGTGACCAAAGCAACCCCTTCTGTTGAAAAAGCTTTCACTCAGTGCATGGATCAAGTTTTGGCTGAAAGATTGATAATTGCCATTCTGGTAACGAATTGTCATGTCCGCATTAGAAAAATAATGAGAGAGAACTACAAAAAAATTAATCATCAGTTTGATATATGGCACTACTGTAAGAAGCTTCGGACTAAACTTGCAACTCTAACTAGACAATCAACGTGCAAGGAACTTGTTCCATGGCAAAGGACAATTATTAATAATATGTGGTTAGCATGTTCATCTTGCAGAGGAAATTCTGCATTGCTAAGAGAAAAGTGGAACTCGGTTCTCCATCACATTATTAATAAACATGAATGGGATTCTGGGACCTCACTACACAGATGTGAACATGAAGGGCTCAAGGAGTCCAAGGCAAGAAAAcgaaaatggttaaaaaaaaacgaattggcgTACTCAAAACTTTACAACTTTGTCAATGATTCGAGACTTCAAGAAGATTTGCCACACATGGCATACTTCTGCCATACTGGATCTCTAAAACTTTTCACCAACCTTGTGTTAAAATATCGGCCAAATGGAGTCCATTATTCAAAGgatggtgtggtagccaggaCAAAACTGGCAGTGTTGGCCCACAATGCCAGGGTTGACAGGGAGCAGGCTACTGTCCAGAGAGCTTGTGATGGCACCTATGAAGCAGGAGACTTACACTACACACCGTATTTCTCAAAAAGGAGAAAAACCtggcatattaaaaaaaagtatggtGCCACAACCTTTAGTCATATTTACCCAATGATTGCTGATGTTCTAAGATTTGCATCTGGTGACCTTCAAGTGAACTGGAATCCTCGATGA